In Methanosphaera sp. WGK6, a single genomic region encodes these proteins:
- the hypA gene encoding hydrogenase maturation nickel metallochaperone HypA: MHELSMANSMVEAILDTAKKNDAIQVTEAVLEVGELTMLNPEQLRFMMDVLREDTILKDAEIIINMIPIEIECESCGFKGVSKTDEEMDHLMAVATCPKCDNTRVHIIQGQECNIKTIKIEKED, translated from the coding sequence ATGCATGAATTATCTATGGCAAATAGTATGGTAGAAGCAATATTAGATACTGCAAAGAAAAATGATGCTATACAAGTAACTGAAGCCGTCTTAGAAGTAGGGGAACTTACAATGTTAAACCCAGAACAACTAAGATTTATGATGGATGTTTTAAGAGAAGATACTATCTTAAAAGATGCTGAAATTATAATTAATATGATCCCCATTGAAATAGAATGTGAATCATGTGGTTTTAAAGGAGTTAGTAAAACTGATGAAGAAATGGATCATTTGATGGCTGTAGCCACATGTCCAAAATGTGATAATACAAGAGTCCATATCATTCAAGGACAAGAATGCAATATTAAAACAATAAAAATAGAAAAGGAAGATTAA
- a CDS encoding ribose-phosphate diphosphokinase, translated as MIIGGSASQALAAEVARELNDKLCSVETKKFPDGERYFRIKDEICEDEQVTIIQSTGYPQDENMMELFFILDTLGDMNIKNITLVSPYLGYSRQERRFKEVECISAKATAKLIQTMGVKHLVSINLHEESICDLYDIPVNNLSAMPAIADYIRINFPEKKPIILAPDKGAENFAKEIATLLNTDYDYLEKVRLSPEKVKTKTKSISVDNRSVIIVDDIISTGGTIVNAINILKLQGAKSVDVVCVHPVLVNDAVLKINAAGANSVQGTNTLKSEVANISVAKTIAEHLKTL; from the coding sequence GTGATTATTGGAGGATCTGCATCTCAAGCATTAGCTGCAGAAGTTGCACGAGAATTAAATGATAAATTATGTTCGGTTGAAACTAAAAAGTTTCCTGATGGTGAAAGATATTTCAGAATAAAAGATGAAATATGTGAAGATGAACAGGTAACTATAATTCAATCTACTGGTTATCCACAAGATGAAAATATGATGGAATTATTTTTTATATTAGATACTCTTGGAGATATGAATATTAAAAATATAACTCTTGTATCACCTTATCTTGGATATAGCCGTCAAGAACGTAGATTTAAAGAAGTAGAATGTATATCTGCTAAAGCAACAGCAAAATTAATTCAAACAATGGGTGTTAAACATTTAGTATCTATAAATTTACATGAAGAAAGTATTTGTGATTTATATGATATTCCAGTAAATAATTTATCTGCAATGCCAGCTATAGCAGATTATATTAGAATAAATTTTCCTGAGAAAAAACCAATTATATTAGCACCAGATAAAGGGGCAGAGAATTTTGCAAAAGAAATAGCTACATTACTTAATACTGATTATGATTATTTAGAAAAAGTAAGATTATCTCCTGAAAAAGTTAAAACGAAAACAAAAAGTATTTCAGTAGATAATCGTAGTGTTATAATAGTGGATGATATAATAAGTACTGGTGGAACTATAGTAAATGCTATAAATATTTTAAAATTACAAGGAGCTAAATCAGTAGATGTTGTTTGTGTACATCCTGTTTTAGTAAATGATGCAGTACTTAAAATAAATGCTGCTGGAGCAAATTCAGTACAAGGAACTAATACATTAAAAAGTGAAGTTGCTAATATAAGTGTTGCTAAAACAATAGCTGAACATTTAAAAACGTTATAG
- a CDS encoding DEAD/DEAH box helicase produces the protein MEKLKFKDLNISPEIQKAVEDMGFEEASPIQSLAIPQILAHKDVTGQAQTGTGKTAAFGIPLLENIDNENRNLQAIILCPTRELAIQVAEELRKLSAYLPKINVLPVYGGQPIDRQIKALQKGVQIIIGTPGRVMDHIDRKTLNLKNIKTVILDEADEMLDMGFREDIEYILEDIPYERQFLLFSATLPPEILQLAKRYQNNPEIVKVTQHELTTPDVEQKYFEVKEDMKLELLSRILDLHDFDLSLVFCNTKRKVDKLVSHLQIRGYLADGLHGDLTQNQRDRVMHKFKKNNIEILVATDVAARGIDVSGVEAVFNYDIPNDNEYYVHRIGRTGRAGKTGKAYSFVSGREIYQLRDIQRYAKTKIEQAPIPSLSDVEEVKKDNFIEQLKERINTEDISKEIYIIEKLLEEDYNSIDIAATLLKGIMEDSKYKEEEFGDTEAHEGFVRFFISVGRKQDITVNVILNSIHEKTGLTGHQIGNIDIFDNFSFVEIPLANASDFYRFMSDTYIENKHAHIEPAKPRDKTKKRNNNKKKFTNKRNRKSKKFNPHRTDNYQNENYSRKGYDKNNYHKKTYKKNNYGNNDYSP, from the coding sequence ATGGAAAAATTAAAATTTAAGGACTTAAATATATCTCCCGAAATCCAGAAAGCTGTAGAAGACATGGGTTTTGAAGAAGCATCACCAATACAATCACTTGCAATTCCACAAATTTTAGCTCATAAAGATGTAACAGGTCAAGCACAAACTGGTACTGGTAAAACAGCTGCATTTGGAATACCATTGCTTGAAAATATAGATAATGAAAATAGAAATTTACAAGCAATAATTCTCTGTCCGACACGTGAATTAGCAATCCAAGTAGCAGAAGAATTAAGAAAATTATCAGCATACCTCCCAAAAATTAATGTACTGCCAGTTTATGGAGGACAACCAATTGATAGACAAATAAAAGCACTGCAAAAAGGTGTTCAAATTATCATAGGTACTCCTGGAAGAGTAATGGACCATATTGATAGAAAAACATTGAACTTGAAAAATATTAAAACAGTGATATTAGATGAAGCTGATGAAATGTTAGATATGGGATTTCGTGAAGATATTGAATATATTCTTGAAGATATACCTTATGAAAGACAATTTCTTTTATTTTCAGCAACATTACCTCCAGAAATACTTCAATTAGCAAAAAGGTATCAAAATAACCCTGAAATCGTTAAAGTAACCCAACATGAATTAACTACACCCGATGTAGAGCAAAAATACTTTGAAGTAAAAGAAGATATGAAATTAGAATTATTATCAAGAATTTTAGATCTACATGATTTTGATTTATCATTAGTATTTTGTAATACAAAAAGAAAAGTAGATAAGTTAGTGAGTCATTTACAAATAAGAGGATATCTTGCAGATGGTCTACATGGTGATTTAACACAAAATCAAAGAGATCGTGTGATGCATAAATTTAAAAAGAATAATATAGAAATACTTGTTGCTACAGATGTAGCTGCTCGAGGAATTGATGTTAGTGGAGTTGAAGCAGTTTTCAACTATGATATTCCTAATGATAATGAATATTATGTTCATCGTATAGGTCGTACAGGAAGAGCTGGAAAAACTGGAAAAGCATATAGTTTTGTTTCTGGTCGAGAGATATACCAATTACGAGATATCCAAAGATATGCTAAAACCAAAATAGAACAAGCTCCAATTCCATCGTTAAGTGATGTAGAAGAAGTTAAAAAAGATAACTTCATAGAACAATTAAAAGAACGAATAAATACAGAAGATATTTCTAAAGAAATATATATTATAGAAAAATTACTTGAAGAAGACTATAACTCCATAGACATTGCAGCAACACTCCTAAAAGGAATTATGGAAGACAGCAAATATAAAGAAGAAGAATTTGGAGATACTGAAGCACATGAAGGATTTGTGAGATTTTTTATTAGTGTTGGAAGAAAACAAGACATTACAGTTAATGTAATTCTTAACTCAATACATGAAAAAACAGGACTTACAGGTCATCAAATAGGCAATATAGATATATTCGATAATTTTTCATTTGTAGAAATACCCCTTGCTAACGCTTCTGATTTCTATAGATTTATGAGTGATACATACATTGAAAATAAACATGCACATATTGAACCTGCAAAACCTCGTGATAAAACTAAGAAAAGAAATAACAATAAGAAAAAATTTACCAATAAACGAAATAGAAAAAGTAAGAAATTCAATCCACATAGAACAGATAATTACCAGAACGAAAATTATTCTAGAAAAGGATATGATAAAAATAATTATCATAAAAAAACTTATAAAAAAAATAACTATGGAAATAATGATTATTCACCATAA
- the lonB gene encoding ATP-dependent protease LonB, producing MVSEINPEEYSDTDEIEIPKMLIDQIIGQEDAVETIKKAAKQRRNVLLIGEPGIGKSMIAKAMAELLPPEDLQDILIYPNVENPNNPLVGIMPAGQGKKIVENAKKQFKSQEERKNIFTIAIIALIMAIGFITNQFLTAIIAVGIVFFALYQLKPKGQQQSPKLLVNNDNKEVAPFIDATGAHAGALLGDVRHDPYQSGGLGTPAHERVESGMIHRANKGVLYIDEIGTMNMKTQQELLTALQEHKYQITGQSDTSSGAMVRTDAVPCDFVLVASGNLEVLKDMHIALRSRIRGYGYEIFMKDSMKDTPENRKKLAQFVAQEVKNDGRIPHFTKEAVAEIIKEAQRRAGKKDSLTLKLRDLGGLVRAAGDVAIEENADEVTEEHVFKAKKQSRTLEQQIADRYISQRKEYSVFANQGSKIGCINGLAVIGNSSGIVLPIAAEAAPSQSKEEGKIIAAGKLGDIAKEAVQNVGAIIKKSIGKDISNYDIHIQFVQSYDGVEGDSASVSMATAIISAIEDIPIDQTLALTGSLSVRGTVLPIGGVTYKIEAAAESGMKRVLIPASNIDDVLIDKKYMDQIEIIPVKTLTDVLEHALVGPKKEEFINTLKEETK from the coding sequence ATAGTATCCGAAATAAACCCTGAAGAATATTCCGACACTGATGAAATAGAAATACCTAAAATGCTTATTGACCAAATTATTGGTCAAGAAGATGCAGTAGAAACTATAAAAAAAGCAGCTAAACAAAGAAGAAATGTGTTACTGATTGGAGAACCAGGTATTGGTAAATCCATGATTGCTAAAGCTATGGCAGAATTACTGCCCCCTGAAGATTTACAAGACATACTAATATACCCAAATGTTGAAAATCCCAATAACCCATTAGTGGGAATTATGCCTGCAGGTCAAGGAAAAAAAATTGTGGAAAATGCAAAAAAACAATTTAAAAGTCAAGAAGAACGAAAAAACATATTTACAATAGCAATCATTGCATTAATCATGGCAATTGGATTTATAACAAATCAATTTCTCACTGCAATTATAGCAGTAGGCATAGTATTTTTTGCACTATATCAACTAAAACCAAAAGGACAACAACAATCACCAAAACTTTTAGTAAATAATGATAATAAAGAAGTAGCACCATTTATTGATGCAACAGGTGCTCATGCAGGAGCATTACTTGGTGATGTAAGACATGACCCATATCAATCAGGAGGTTTAGGAACCCCAGCTCATGAACGAGTAGAAAGTGGAATGATACATCGAGCAAACAAAGGAGTATTATACATTGATGAAATTGGAACAATGAATATGAAAACACAACAAGAACTATTAACTGCTCTTCAAGAACATAAATACCAAATTACAGGTCAAAGTGATACAAGTAGTGGTGCAATGGTTCGGACAGATGCAGTTCCATGTGATTTTGTATTAGTAGCTTCAGGAAACCTAGAAGTACTAAAAGATATGCATATAGCACTAAGATCAAGAATAAGAGGTTATGGATACGAAATATTCATGAAAGATTCCATGAAAGACACTCCAGAAAACAGAAAAAAACTCGCTCAATTTGTAGCTCAAGAAGTAAAAAATGATGGTAGAATACCACATTTCACCAAAGAAGCTGTTGCAGAAATAATTAAAGAAGCCCAACGTAGAGCAGGAAAAAAAGATTCATTAACACTTAAATTAAGAGATTTAGGTGGATTAGTTCGTGCTGCAGGAGATGTAGCTATAGAAGAAAATGCTGATGAAGTAACAGAAGAACATGTATTTAAAGCTAAAAAACAATCCAGAACATTAGAACAACAAATAGCAGATAGATATATATCACAAAGAAAAGAATATAGTGTATTTGCAAATCAAGGTTCTAAAATAGGATGTATTAATGGTTTAGCAGTTATTGGTAACTCAAGTGGTATTGTTTTACCTATAGCTGCAGAAGCTGCACCATCCCAAAGTAAAGAAGAAGGAAAAATTATTGCAGCAGGAAAATTAGGAGATATTGCTAAAGAAGCTGTTCAAAACGTTGGTGCTATTATTAAAAAAAGTATTGGAAAAGATATATCTAACTATGACATACATATCCAATTTGTACAATCTTACGATGGAGTTGAAGGAGATAGTGCAAGTGTATCAATGGCTACTGCAATAATATCAGCAATAGAAGACATACCTATCGACCAAACACTTGCATTAACAGGTTCTTTAAGTGTACGTGGAACAGTACTTCCTATTGGTGGTGTAACATACAAAATAGAAGCAGCTGCAGAATCCGGAATGAAACGTGTACTTATTCCTGCATCAAATATAGATGATGTATTAATAGATAAAAAATACATGGATCAAATTGAGATTATTCCTGTGAAAACTCTAACAGACGTACTTGAACATGCCCTAGTAGGTCCTAAAAAAGAAGAATTTATTAACACATTGAAAGAAGAAACTAAATAA
- the cobQ gene encoding cobyric acid synthase CobQ, whose amino-acid sequence MKYIMFQGTSSNAGKTLTAAALCNLLSRKGYRVTPFKSQNMSLNSYTTIDDDEMSIAQVMQAEAAGIEPNCNMNPILLKPKEDFTSQVIVRGKPAGNMRFDDYQNNFRGQAITAIKSSLEYLKEDYDITVIEGAGSPAEINMYDKDLANMLIARMTNADVILVADIDQGGVFAAIVGTYFLIPEEDRKLIKAIIINKFRGNADVLKSGIDKIEELTNIPVIGIIPFDETLNLPEEDSASLSTHHFSENEKITIGTLRLPRISNFTDIDPLDYEEDVGIKLVNIYDKFDDLDALVIPGTRNTVNDIEELKKSGAFDYIREVSKEIPIFGICGGYQMLSKKIIDSNCSESKYGSVDGLGLLDIKTEFGRIDKVVKQSRGTILEDSALGFKKGTSVTGYELHEGITILKNTVKPFIKVEKGNGNDQSGQFDGAIKDNICGTYFHGIFHNFEFRRNFTDHLRINKGLEPIGLTNDDFKESKRVNYNQLGDLFANNVDMSFFEKLLND is encoded by the coding sequence ATGAAATATATAATGTTTCAGGGAACTTCATCCAATGCTGGAAAAACACTTACGGCAGCAGCATTATGTAATTTATTATCAAGGAAAGGTTATCGTGTAACTCCTTTCAAATCACAAAATATGTCTTTAAATTCATATACAACAATTGATGATGATGAGATGTCCATAGCACAAGTAATGCAAGCAGAAGCTGCAGGTATAGAACCTAATTGTAATATGAATCCAATATTATTAAAGCCAAAGGAAGATTTCACTTCACAAGTAATTGTACGAGGAAAACCTGCTGGAAATATGCGTTTTGATGATTATCAAAATAATTTCAGAGGCCAAGCAATCACTGCCATCAAAAGTTCTTTAGAATATCTTAAAGAAGATTATGATATAACTGTAATTGAAGGTGCGGGTTCTCCTGCTGAGATAAATATGTATGATAAAGACTTAGCTAATATGTTAATTGCAAGGATGACTAATGCTGATGTTATATTAGTGGCTGATATTGATCAAGGTGGTGTTTTTGCTGCAATAGTAGGTACTTATTTCTTGATACCTGAAGAAGATAGAAAATTAATTAAAGCAATTATAATTAATAAATTTAGGGGAAATGCAGATGTACTTAAATCAGGTATAGATAAAATAGAAGAATTAACTAATATTCCAGTGATTGGAATAATTCCTTTTGATGAAACGTTAAATTTACCTGAAGAAGATTCTGCTTCTTTATCAACACATCACTTTAGTGAAAATGAAAAAATAACAATTGGTACTTTAAGATTACCACGTATTTCTAATTTTACAGATATAGATCCATTAGATTATGAAGAGGATGTTGGTATAAAATTAGTAAATATCTATGATAAATTTGATGATTTGGATGCTCTAGTAATTCCAGGAACAAGGAATACTGTAAATGATATAGAAGAACTAAAAAAATCAGGAGCATTTGATTATATTAGAGAGGTATCTAAAGAAATACCTATTTTTGGAATTTGTGGTGGGTATCAAATGTTATCTAAAAAAATTATTGATTCTAACTGTTCTGAGTCAAAATATGGGTCTGTAGATGGATTAGGACTGCTGGATATTAAAACAGAATTTGGTCGAATTGATAAAGTAGTTAAACAAAGTAGAGGAACTATTCTGGAAGATAGTGCTTTAGGTTTCAAAAAAGGTACTTCTGTAACAGGTTATGAATTACATGAAGGAATTACAATATTAAAAAATACTGTAAAACCATTTATAAAAGTAGAAAAAGGTAATGGTAACGATCAAAGTGGTCAATTTGATGGAGCTATCAAAGATAATATTTGTGGAACTTATTTCCATGGAATTTTCCATAATTTTGAATTCAGAAGAAATTTCACTGATCATTTACGTATAAATAAAGGATTAGAACCTATAGGATTAACTAATGATGATTTTAAAGAATCAAAAAGAGTTAATTATAATCAATTAGGTGATTTATTTGCAAATAATGTGGATATGTCCTTTTTTGAGAAACTATTAAATGATTAA
- a CDS encoding VWA domain-containing protein — protein sequence MINEKILTLSSFLRDNGMNISIRSTILASQVMEMYSYKFNSDEMKEALKCIYVKNKDDLPKYERLYNFVFVYNKNTFDNSLDHEHIQIDNKNVKKQDNRHTDTNKIKQEKKKVASDTTRETIIKRRLQHKEHVDKSVLDDEFTSLNSIDYRVYDICTDFSKKIANQRSIRKKSKKNKGVHIPRTIRKNLKNGGHLINLVGQKPPLHKSRHLFLCDISGSCEWATTWFFTLLTGCHKSFDKLEIYLFDNRIIDVTHALESSFKNTYQVNIGLQSLGLRPRCHSDMTKSFEEFLKEARLNKHTDVILLTDCRDWTGKREKGVLESATILNKIKIKSRKVIILNPEKKIRWNTPTSCVKDYEEIGASVHQTSTIKEFAKVIKEI from the coding sequence ATGATTAATGAGAAAATTTTAACATTATCTTCATTTCTAAGAGACAATGGAATGAACATTAGTATACGCAGTACTATTCTTGCTTCCCAAGTAATGGAAATGTACAGTTATAAATTCAATTCTGATGAAATGAAAGAAGCATTGAAATGCATATATGTAAAAAATAAAGATGATCTTCCAAAATATGAAAGATTATATAATTTTGTTTTTGTATATAATAAAAACACATTTGATAACTCATTAGATCATGAACACATACAAATAGATAATAAAAATGTAAAAAAACAAGATAACAGACATACCGATACAAATAAAATTAAACAAGAAAAGAAAAAAGTAGCCAGTGATACCACTCGAGAAACAATTATTAAAAGAAGATTACAACATAAAGAACATGTTGATAAATCTGTGTTAGATGATGAATTTACTTCATTAAACAGTATTGATTATAGAGTATATGACATATGTACTGATTTTAGTAAAAAAATAGCTAATCAACGATCTATAAGAAAAAAAAGTAAAAAAAATAAAGGAGTACATATCCCACGAACTATACGAAAAAATCTCAAAAATGGAGGTCATTTAATAAATCTAGTAGGGCAAAAACCACCACTCCACAAATCAAGACATTTATTCTTATGTGATATTAGTGGATCCTGTGAATGGGCTACAACATGGTTTTTTACTTTATTAACAGGTTGTCATAAATCATTTGATAAACTTGAAATATACCTCTTTGATAACAGAATTATTGATGTAACTCATGCATTGGAGTCATCATTTAAAAACACGTATCAAGTAAATATTGGTCTTCAATCATTAGGTCTAAGACCACGATGTCATTCAGATATGACTAAATCTTTTGAAGAATTTTTAAAAGAAGCTAGGTTAAATAAACATACTGATGTAATTTTACTAACCGATTGTAGAGATTGGACTGGAAAACGAGAAAAGGGTGTTCTTGAAAGTGCTACAATATTAAATAAAATAAAAATTAAATCGAGAAAAGTAATTATATTGAATCCTGAGAAAAAAATAAGATGGAATACACCTACAAGTTGTGTGAAAGATTATGAAGAAATTGGAGCGTCAGTACATCAAACAAGCACTATTAAAGAATTTGCCAAAGTAATAAAAGAAATTTAA
- a CDS encoding VWA domain-containing protein yields MSNNKIITLSNFLRKEGMNISIRSTITASWFWDNYYEKSTPSELKKSLEVIYVKNKEDVSKFNQVYDKLFNENNIREKINSLKDYEIKDKLENQTDTHQISQNQEDKLNKELIETRKQEKIINDKLTQNSMIMLDPYDKRVFDICQRLSKKIANQRSKRKKLQKSNKLNMPHTLRFNLKNGGHLIKLFHQKPPLKKTKQIFLCDVSGSCEWSSTWFFAIMYGCYKTFDKITLYDFDNNLIDVTDTLCSDFKNTSQINFTHRNLGVKAYGQSDMATVFKQVLTEVSLNNHTDIIILSDCRDWRGKQQYGVLESAKLLRQIVIKSRKVIILNPEKKIRWNTPTSCVKDYQQAGAKIYETYTLNQFANIISRI; encoded by the coding sequence ATGTCCAATAACAAAATAATCACATTATCAAATTTCCTAAGAAAAGAAGGTATGAACATTAGTATTAGAAGTACTATTACAGCTTCATGGTTTTGGGATAATTATTATGAAAAAAGTACTCCTTCGGAATTAAAAAAATCTTTAGAAGTAATATATGTTAAAAATAAAGAAGATGTTTCAAAATTTAATCAGGTGTATGATAAATTATTTAATGAGAATAATATTAGAGAAAAAATAAATTCTTTAAAAGATTACGAAATCAAAGATAAATTAGAAAATCAAACAGATACCCATCAAATTTCACAAAATCAAGAAGATAAACTAAACAAAGAATTAATCGAAACTAGAAAACAAGAAAAGATAATTAATGATAAACTAACTCAAAATAGTATGATTATGCTTGATCCTTATGATAAACGTGTTTTTGATATATGTCAAAGATTAAGTAAAAAAATAGCTAATCAACGATCAAAACGTAAAAAACTCCAGAAATCCAATAAACTTAATATGCCCCATACTCTTCGATTTAATTTGAAGAATGGAGGTCATCTTATAAAATTATTTCATCAAAAACCACCCCTCAAAAAAACAAAACAAATTTTTTTATGTGATGTTAGTGGATCTTGTGAATGGAGTAGCACATGGTTTTTTGCAATAATGTATGGTTGTTATAAGACCTTTGATAAAATAACATTATATGACTTTGATAATAACCTTATTGATGTTACTGATACTTTATGTTCTGATTTTAAAAATACATCTCAAATAAATTTTACTCATAGAAATTTAGGTGTTAAAGCATATGGCCAGTCAGATATGGCTACTGTATTTAAGCAAGTACTAACTGAAGTTTCCCTAAATAATCATACAGATATTATAATATTAAGTGATTGCAGAGATTGGCGTGGAAAACAACAATATGGTGTTCTTGAAAGTGCTAAACTATTACGACAAATTGTTATTAAATCAAGAAAAGTAATCATATTGAATCCTGAGAAAAAAATAAGATGGAATACACCTACAAGTTGTGTGAAAGATTATCAACAAGCAGGTGCTAAAATTTATGAAACATATACTTTAAATCAATTTGCAAATATAATTAGTAGAATATAA
- a CDS encoding TrkA family potassium uptake protein has translation MNGIIVGAGRIGYNLARSMVEKHDITLIDKDKETCNNINDLLDCYVIHGTGTNTRILEDANISKADFFVAATGNDEVNLLSSVYAKENGVEIIASRLNNIDHIEIFRKLGIHFINPETSAMRFIARSIVRPTAQSLVSLGQGDAEIIELKVKNKNLAFLPIHEIENNTNKFIIVTIYINDEAIIPTPDTELGYDDSIAVLVKREYITEVKQYFTENSLE, from the coding sequence GTGAACGGTATAATAGTAGGTGCAGGACGTATAGGTTATAATTTAGCTCGATCAATGGTTGAAAAACATGACATTACTCTTATTGATAAAGACAAAGAAACTTGTAATAACATCAATGATTTATTAGACTGTTATGTTATTCATGGAACCGGAACTAATACTCGGATATTAGAAGATGCAAATATTTCAAAAGCAGATTTTTTTGTTGCAGCTACAGGTAATGATGAAGTCAACCTATTATCATCAGTATATGCTAAAGAAAATGGTGTTGAAATCATAGCATCCCGTCTTAATAACATAGACCATATAGAAATATTTAGAAAATTAGGAATTCACTTTATTAATCCAGAAACCAGTGCAATGAGATTTATTGCAAGAAGTATTGTAAGACCTACTGCACAATCATTAGTATCTCTTGGACAAGGAGATGCTGAAATAATTGAATTAAAAGTAAAAAATAAAAATCTTGCATTTCTACCAATACATGAAATTGAGAATAATACCAACAAATTTATCATAGTAACTATTTATATTAATGATGAAGCAATCATACCTACCCCAGATACTGAATTAGGCTATGATGATAGTATTGCAGTATTAGTTAAAAGAGAATATATAACTGAAGTTAAACAATATTTTACAGAAAATTCCTTAGAATAA
- a CDS encoding cyclic nucleotide-binding/CBS domain-containing protein translates to MLVKEIMNKNIYSIDSSQTIHEALHEMYNHGVERLFIFDKKENPIGVISYKDILLLVGSDETMLDINIVKVSDIMTENVNTIDANDSIQDASNLMLRAEISGLLVTEHEKNVGVITKTDICRIVSISTIIPK, encoded by the coding sequence ATGCTTGTAAAAGAAATAATGAATAAAAACATATATTCCATTGATTCATCCCAAACAATCCATGAAGCATTGCATGAAATGTATAATCATGGTGTTGAACGATTATTCATATTTGATAAAAAAGAAAATCCTATTGGTGTAATCTCTTATAAAGATATTTTATTACTAGTAGGATCTGATGAAACTATGCTTGACATAAATATAGTTAAGGTTTCAGACATAATGACAGAAAATGTCAATACTATTGATGCTAATGATTCAATTCAAGATGCTTCAAATTTAATGTTACGAGCAGAAATTTCAGGATTACTTGTAACAGAACATGAAAAAAATGTTGGAGTCATTACAAAGACAGATATTTGTAGAATTGTTTCAATATCCACAATTATTCCAAAATAA
- the nikR gene encoding nickel-responsive transcriptional regulator NikR, producing the protein MRISMSLPNNLLNEFDDVLRDRGYQSRSKGIRDALKDYILRYQWMNEMKGERVGVLAVIYDHHYVGVMEAMTDIQHDFRDQINASLHIHMNHKYCLEVIIVKGDVIHIRDLTEKIMRLKGVEHVKLTSASTGELEKVADNEN; encoded by the coding sequence ATGCGAATAAGTATGTCATTACCAAATAATCTTTTAAATGAATTTGATGATGTGTTACGTGATAGAGGATATCAATCACGTTCTAAAGGAATACGTGACGCATTAAAAGATTATATTCTCAGATATCAATGGATGAATGAGATGAAAGGTGAAAGAGTTGGAGTATTAGCAGTAATTTATGATCATCATTATGTTGGTGTAATGGAAGCTATGACTGACATTCAACATGATTTTCGTGATCAAATCAATGCAAGCTTACATATTCACATGAATCACAAATATTGTTTGGAAGTTATAATAGTAAAAGGTGATGTAATACATATACGTGATTTAACAGAAAAAATCATGAGATTAAAAGGTGTTGAACACGTTAAATTAACCAGTGCAAGTACTGGAGAACTTGAAAAAGTAGCTGATAATGAGAATTAA